DNA sequence from the Salvelinus alpinus chromosome 7, SLU_Salpinus.1, whole genome shotgun sequence genome:
GAGAGCTGTGAAGacctgtctgcagatgaagatGTATTTAAGgtcgcagctactcttcctggggtccagcaacattaaggcagttatatacaataaaaaattacacttaacacaacacattaggggtgttccctcaggccactactctatcacatatctacaatgAATGTCCCAAGAGACTGCTTGCACATCCTTGTATGCCATTATGTGTACTTATGTTAGCAAAATGTTGtatacaacaatacaaaacatactaCAGCTTCAGCAGGCCAATCCTTCTCCTAGAGGTATGCAggcttctattccagcccagcactaacacacctgatttaacttATCAAACCTAAGGAGTTGATAATGTGTAttattgctgggctggaatagaagtctaCTCACCCAGTAGATCAGGGAGTGGAGCAAGGTTGGCCTCCTCACGTATGGACTTTTTTGTTCACCAAGTAATTATGCTTTCGTAATAGCCTACTTACTAAGATGTCTAAAATTTACAAACAAGTTAGCTTGTACATTTTGATTCATTTAAGTGATGTGTTTAAACTTGTTTTAATTGTTAACTTAAAATATTATTCAAGATGAACTAGTGTTAATTTTCATTCATCACAGACCACAATTCTGCAAAAACAATTCTGTCTCTAATTTGTCTGTGTTGCTTTCTCAAATTAACATTACCTTTGTATCCAGCTGTGAGCTCTCCAAATCGGTTTTATTTGATTGTCACCATATCAGCCATGTGAACCCATTGTGCAGCTTATCATAATGGCATGCATCACCAATGCagccataggcctacagtatgatgACATAACTAGCCTAACGGGTATGTGCAATCAATGTGCCCATTGTCATTGTACATCTGAAGCAGAGAACAGCTAAACTCGGTTTCCATATTGATGAGATCGATAATGCATGAGGCTAAGCATAAGCAAGATTTCCTACATGATGATTTTTATGACAAAATTGTTTAGTGCAACTACAACCCTTGCATTCTAGGTAcagtacatatatattttttaaagctggCTATTTTTAGACGAATTCAAAAATGGCAAAAAAGAAAAAATGTTGCGTGGGGAGATTTGTAATTCTACCTCGTTTACTTGCCGAGAATGATTTTAGAACACAGACAAAAATCAGAATATCAATTGCATGGAGGATTGCAGATGTTGATCAAATTtaaatttgtcacatgcaccgaatacaacaggtgtagacattacagtgaaatgctttcttacaagGTGGGTCAAGAGATTTGCAAAGCTACAATTTCCTTTAACCAAATTACCCATTCATGtgaatgtaggcctatttattttaCAGGTAGTAAGCTATAATTGTCAATGTCATTAGACAATGAAAGAGCCATAAGATAATGAGACTCATAATGTTAAGATACCATAACCCAATTAGTAGCATATTACATGAGAAATGCAAGCTTTGTAAATTATACACTGTTATAATTTGTGTTACTGGTGATTTCTATTCTTTGGTGGACACATTTCACAATTGGTGGCTTtgatcacagttttgatgtctagGTTGCTTGATTttcatagctagctagcagcacaAGCAAACATTGTTGTGCAAATCTCTCTTCACCCACTATCAACAGAACCAACAATCTCTGCAATCCTCCTCCATGCCATTGACCTTGTGACTTTGTCTCTATTCTAGCAAAGCAAAATCATATAGAATTGGAAAACCCGACATGGCAATGATTTACGTTCCTCCATCTGTTTTGGTTGTGCTGGTCTGGAACTAAACTAAATGACAGGTGGAAAAATGTTGAAGCAAACATCTGCTCCTCACCTGATTGGTTAACAGCAGCAGTGGCCGCGTGCAATTTGCATAAAGTAGAGCTGAACTTTCTATCGCACCACTAGCAGGGTTTGCGCCCCTCACCTTCCCACAATCCCATGTGCATCGCTCCGCGTGCTCCCGTTGAAGATGAATGGGGGCGGAACTTCGTCTGGCGAATTCGGAAGCGGTGTAAACCCTACCAGTACATACCGTAGCTACTTCATAATCTTATTGGGTCAAATTAAGACATGTCGAAAAGGTCTGCAGTATGGCAGCATTTCATTGTTGTAATGGATGACGCCAAAAAAGTGGAATGCAAACTCTGCAAACAGCGGTTTGCTTACCATAGTTCGACAACGAATATGACATATCACTTGAAAACAGTAAGTTAGCCTACTTTGTTTTTCTAGTTGCATGCTAAAACAGTGACAGGGTTTATATGCATGTGAACATCTCCAAATAATGTAATAACAATGGTATACATAACTCATTCAAATGTAGGACTACTTAAATTTTAAACTTCGTGTATTTATAGGCGCATCCCCAGTACAGCACGAGCGCCTCCACTGCTAGCTCAGGTTTAACCCAAACCACCTTGGAGCAGAATTCCCCAATCTCAGAAAAAAGAAAGAGCGAGATAACCGATGGTATCGTGGACTTCATTGCCTTGGACATGAGGCCTGTTAACCTGATAGAGGGCGTGGGATTTAAGGATATGATGAAAATATTGGAACCTGGTTACACTGTTCccaagagagagactgttatgcATGCTCTGACAGCGAAATATGAGAACACAAAAGAGAAGGTTTTGGAGTCTATCAAAAACAGCCAGGCAGTAAGTTTTACAACCGACATGTGGACCTCACTGAGAATGGAGTCTTACATGACCGTAACTGCCCATTTCATTACGGAGGCCTGGGGACTGCAGTGTCTTGTGCTGGAGACAAAGCAAATGGAGGAGAATCACACCGCCGCCACCATTGCGCAGAGACTTGGAGAAGTGGCCGACAAATACGAAATCCCAGGATGTAAAAGGGTCGCTGTGGTACACGACAACGCCGCAAATATGGTTTTGTGTGCAGATATACTGGGGCGGGAGGAGAAATGGGCAGGCGTTAAAGGAATCAGATGTGCTGGACACACCTTACAGCGGTGCATCAACGCCACTCTCAATCAAGACCCCATCTGTCGCACTGTGGTTGCAGCCAGACACCTTGTGGCTCATTTTAAGAAGCGAACAAAAGCCAGAAAGGGACTAAAGGAGAAACAAAAAGAACAAAAGGTGGTTGAACATGTCCTGATCCAAGACGTTTCCATGCGGTGGAATTCTTCTCAGACCATGTTAGCGCGTCTGATAGAACAGAGATGGCCTGTAACAGCAGTGCTCTCCGACCCCAACTACACTGGGAAAAATGAACGCAACCTTGATCTCACCCCAGCGCAATGGAACATGGCAGAGGACATTTCAAATGTGCTGAAGCCCATTGTCACCCTGACTGAGCTGCAGTCCGAGGAGGAAAATGCATCCTTATCTGCAACCATACCCATGCTAGCCAACCTCAAACGCCGCCACTTGGCACCAGTGGAGGACGACAGCCCCACTACTAAGAGTCTTAAAACAAGGCTGGTGGAGGAATCTGACAAAAGATGGCAGCTCAAAGACCGACTATTTGAGAGTAGTATATACGTCCAAGCAGCAGTCGTAGACCCCCGCTTCAAGCTGCTTTCATTCCTTGACGATGAAAAACGGGACGTAGCCTACATCAACGTGTCCCAGCTGGCCGACCGGTTGAGCgctgagggagacagagacagctcTACACCCACGGATGAAGAGGTACCCGCACCAAAAAGAAAAAAAACGGACAAGGAGCGGGAGATTGATATGCTAATGtgtggagatgagggagagaaagagtgtcaGGGGGATAGCAAAAAAGAAGTTAAGTATTATCTCCAAGATAGAACAAAAGTCGACGCTGGACCACTAGCTTGGTGGGGGAAAAATGAGGACAGGTATCCGAAGCTGGCCAGAGCAGCGAAATACCTCCTCTCGATTCCGGCGACCTCCACTCCATCAGAGCGGATATTTTCCAAGGCAGGGTTTATATTCAATAAATCGAGGAGCTGCCTTCTGCCCGAAAATGTTGACAAGCTGGTGTTCCTGTCGCATAACTTGAAAAGA
Encoded proteins:
- the LOC139580728 gene encoding E3 SUMO-protein ligase ZBED1-like; translation: MSKRSAVWQHFIVVMDDAKKVECKLCKQRFAYHSSTTNMTYHLKTAHPQYSTSASTASSGLTQTTLEQNSPISEKRKSEITDGIVDFIALDMRPVNLIEGVGFKDMMKILEPGYTVPKRETVMHALTAKYENTKEKVLESIKNSQAVSFTTDMWTSLRMESYMTVTAHFITEAWGLQCLVLETKQMEENHTAATIAQRLGEVADKYEIPGCKRVAVVHDNAANMVLCADILGREEKWAGVKGIRCAGHTLQRCINATLNQDPICRTVVAARHLVAHFKKRTKARKGLKEKQKEQKVVEHVLIQDVSMRWNSSQTMLARLIEQRWPVTAVLSDPNYTGKNERNLDLTPAQWNMAEDISNVLKPIVTLTELQSEEENASLSATIPMLANLKRRHLAPVEDDSPTTKSLKTRLVEESDKRWQLKDRLFESSIYVQAAVVDPRFKLLSFLDDEKRDVAYINVSQLADRLSAEGDRDSSTPTDEEVPAPKRKKTDKEREIDMLMCGDEGEKECQGDSKKEVKYYLQDRTKVDAGPLAWWGKNEDRYPKLARAAKYLLSIPATSTPSERIFSKAGFIFNKSRSCLLPENVDKLVFLSHNLKRLGK